In the Hermetia illucens chromosome 1, iHerIll2.2.curated.20191125, whole genome shotgun sequence genome, tgtaattcacgtcaaaactaaaaaaccgattcggaaagtactaattgagtcctttcatttgatactccacatgaatatattcgatgaaaaaaatgtttacatccccctttacaCTGCACACTTTAACTTTCCcatatgttcaccaaatttcgtttggatcgattTAGCGGttttggacagacagacagacagtgaatcgattttaataaggttttgttttacacaaaaccttaatcaaaaacaataaataagagAAAGGGAAACTCCGTCGTAGTCGGTCCCAAGCCCGCGTGAGAAAGGAGGAGGtatagatagcttcagtttgaatgaCTGTATgctaccgcagcgtctcaggggtaggtgaggaaagtgcaggaattttgCAGTCTTTCAGATTATTCACTGAGTAATCTATCACCACACACAGTTAGGGAGAAAATGTAAATCCTTCAGATGAAGAGAAaatgaaatttgaggtccggtatggATAATCGTCGTGAGTTGTCTGACTTGGCGACTGGCCGGGCTcctgtaatggacagcacggcgtcgaaactgctAATTGTGGGGCGGTGCGAcctctaggcgccacgacgacagAAGCAAGGCTCCGGCTGCTGCAGAAATTGGTGATCAAAAGTTGATGGGGGCAGAGGAGGCGGCATCAAATTATCACGCGgcattgcaggcaacagtttcagtattcgccgaAACACTTTCCTTGACGGCCCgcctgaagtctccgctgataTTCGGGATGAATTGCAAAGGGTGTGTAAAGGactttcggaaatggatcctttactTAGACCATGTATTTCCAAGCTGTGCATCTTTAGCAATtccgaaaattatatttcaaatcaatgatgagatcgcATCTCGACAGTGTGCGGATATGTTGCTGCTGCAATTACAATCACTTATTTATTGTAGTGCAGTTGCTACTGCCAGATTGCGCGGTTAGAAGAATCGCTTTCGCTTTATTTCTTTGAGTGactgaagagatccaccatggaaaattcgtctggaacgcggGTGTAACATTGCTAGCCTGACTCAAATCAgaactggcaatgccagcagatgggtAAAGAATAAAGTGTAGAGGGTtgacaggaactatgccatctacAGTGagatacccgtagttgaaattctggacacattaaagCGGAAACTTTTTGCAGTATGCAGTCGGTTcggacggtatggcgaaagtcactgcagacatgtccagaatgcaacgtacgggAGGAATCAGAGGAGTTTTCTCAAATCACTCAACGATTCCAAACAGAATCCAGACTATGCAGTTCTCggtacccgcccagcatgctaagtggatcacggttaaaggcacccgccatgccactatgACGAGCATGAATTTTgacgatgttaccgaagaggaggttcgacgagctATGAACAGCTCGataaactggaggggcccaattCTGGATAGGATGCAGAAATTCTTGTATAAAAAGTTCACCtttatacatggtcggttggcacacagcataaatcagattGCGAGTTGGCTgaaggaatttccatccttccttactGAGGGATTAACTACCTTATTCTTAAGAAGGAAcaaaaccgattacttgcttaacaACCCTCTAATAATTAAGGGTTaatgtgcacctcgagaccaataacattctgcccgaggagcagaagcgCTACCGAggcgggtcaaggggttgcaaagtgcAACTCATAATTGACTCGGTAGCTATAGAACATGCAggtagaggccaaagaaacctctttagttgctatattgattatgccaaggctttcgatagcgctCGCACACCTAaacgatgtcctacatctgtattgcattaatcctaaactaataaagttcctgGCTACAGTCATGGAACGGTGGCATACAGCCTTATAGGTGCGCTCATCTGAAGGTACCAATACGTCAAAGCCTATCCTATTTTCGAGGGCGATTGgtcgagtcccctttggttctgCAAGgcattgaaccccctttcatggctactgaatgatgctagagggcatagtttggcaataaaatatggcctacgtgctaacaGCTGATACACTTGATATACCCAGATATACAcgtagtgtgatattgatatttaattacagtaaatttacacgggaaactcaactttgagctgctgtaactATGTTAGCCAtggcatgattttgatcaaacttggggataacatgttTCATAGTTAGTACGAATTTTTAAAACTGTAGGATAAAGTTAAGGGGTtccctcaatttccccaaaaatatagtaatgtactattattaacttaatttgggtagatatcaatatggagagtattttgaggcctggacaccttACAGAGGGATctacatgatttttttcagacttttcgattttgtagtttctgagaatatgaaaaacaagatcggcatcgaaaagtaataatcaagACCTTGCAGTTGATACCCAACGtgattatattcggtaaaaaaaagtgtacactcccttttgcatatatgacgATTCCTCTTAATCTTAACGGAGACAGATGTCACTCACCGGATGTCTGGGCGttgacagttcccactttctttcgtgtcaatcgatacagtagtttctgagaaaagtacgtgtggcagacagacaaatgctgtgtggagttgccagatctcccatcaggtacgtcccttcgtgcggataaagaAATGCTaggcgaataataataataataatcgttggcccaacaattcatattggatcagggcattgaagtgtgttagagcacttcattcaagaccgtaacggtacactacagtacactgtaggaggcaatgcggtcagcattgctcttgcccgagattattaccctgattttactcaggtacttattcacagctgagttgactggtatccgacgtcaaatcacgatacaaatcccactgccaccagtgagatttgaaccgcgaccttccgtacgacagccttgtgctctaactacccagctatccggacacacggcTGATGCGTTGGAATATGCACATgaacgcatttggaggtgtgcgtgcatgggcatgtttatgcccAGGTCGGGTAGGATGGAGAAAAAATACCCATCCGTGTACAAAAATGGTTATGGGAAGGGCACGCGGAACAAGAAATCAATATGggagaaaggagagaaaaatttaGGTTGCAGGGGTTCGGAACACTAGTATCtgcggataccttctacgagccaCTAGGACGAACCCTCGCAGCCTGCCCCaggtacgatatcaaaatcatacttggagattttaatagccaCGTAGGGACGAAGTCCGTatccaggcgatacgttggctcccatagcttatatcaaaatacaaatgataacggactgcggattattcaattaacggTGCcatacaaaatggttgttggaattacctggtttgtgcggaaagtggtccacaaaaaaacgtgggcctctgcagacgggatcactttcaacgaaattgaccacgtgttgatcaaacgccgtcacctgtcagccttgatgaatgtcagaatatatagggggccaatatagactcggatgacTATTTCGTTgggatggtgctccgagctcgaataacagcatcacccagaatcccctctgacaaccaggtgagagttaatactgaagccatctacaacacagtcCTTCgcagcacctataagagggaactggatgccgcaataagatgatgatgatgaatgattttcacaatcacctgaagaacgttatcataaataccgccacaaagatacttggccccagccgcaaaaagagtcgaaacggctggtttaaccatgaatgtaagctagcaacggaatggaagaatgctgcataccgagtaatgttgcattctcaaaaaaagcgGCTaggcgcaaagacttatcacgaactccggtgagcagagaagcgacttcacacacggaaaaaggaagcctgggagaaccaagagatttgtgaactagaaaagtacagggagcaactgcactaggcgcggaagttttaccaacaagtcagcaggatgaagcctaacacacctcgatgttcattctgccgagacaaagagggaaatctgatttctgacagaatgtgcatattggagcgatgggttgactactttgatgaactactgaataaccagaacatcagcgagttggaggtcctgccaactgaagacgacggaaaaatactgccactactAAGTATAGatgaaacagtccgcgcaattcatcggcttaaaaatcataagtcgccaggagccgatggaattacagccgaattggttaaatatggaggggatcaattacaccaagtcagtcatcaacttgtgctgaaagtgtgggatagtgaatcaatggctgacgagtagcaatgaggcattatctgtctcatacattagaagggaggtatcacacagtgcagcaattatagaggtatcacattgctgagtaccatctcaaAAAGATCCCCGCTATCCTGCTAGACCGAATAAACCAATGCGCCCACAACAtaattagcccataccaaagaggtttcactccaggcaaatcaggagcagatcagattttctctctacggcaagcgatggaaagactgttgaaatatgagcatcagttgcaccatctttaaagcctcctatgataacatagccaggataaaactgtacacggccatgagagaattcggtatcctaacgaaattgataagactgactaggccagataaaagcaacaggatcactctcaagactattcgacatcaacaaccgttTGCGACGAGGGGctaccttatcatgcgtcctctttaacctggccttcgagaaagtgatccgtgatgctggggtaaatgcaaataagagttgtccgaattcataaaggacaaacacaatgtgcaccaggccatcaaatgTATGGTTCAAGCAattcgtgtactgtacaataatgccaagaacaaaaaaaatgcctcgaaaGTGACACCCCTTCAAAATCGAATGGGCGGTAAGTTTTAAAAGGAGGTGTAGAGGGGGCGCAGATGATTCATTCGGATCctcgcaggacgcgaaaaggcaaaaatcgTGAAAACTTCTGCACCGGTTTCAATCGACTCAAGGGAGATAAAGCCTCAAAGGGAAGCATGGGTCAATGTAGGCGGAAAGAAAAGTGCGACACATAAAACAAGactacggcccgaattaattatcatctccaaaaaaagtgatatgacttatgccgatatcctcaggaaggtaAAATCCGGTCTTGAGCTGATGGACCcaggagaaaacgtcagccgaatcaaacGCTCGCAAAagggagatttgatgctggagctgaagaagtctctggGCAAAGCGGttaaaaatttcctcggcaaggggGTGAAGTCTTTCGGAGAAGAAACACAAGTacaggccagaaagcaggagattgttatacaatgtaaggagattgatgaaatcacgatcAAGGAGGATCTCGTGGCGCCTTAAAAGAGCAGTTCGGATCACTTAATTTGCAAACTGCTGACGGCTGGTTAAGTAAAAAAAAAGGTTGGGTCGTATGCCGACTCAGagagcaggtgtccctcaagcgctgctttgGATACTTgcaatttggccacatagcgccGAAATGCACCGGTGGCTGTGATAGGTCAAAACGttgcaaagggaaaaagggcgtcgactgtcggcacgttgcaggcagaaACAGATGCCCaatgtttaggagagccttgaatgtaGTAAAGAAattaggttgatacaaatcaacctcaaccaatgTGAGGTAGTGCAaaaccttctctcgcagaccatctatgagaagggaattgaagctgccataatcagcgagccttattataataataagagcggtgcctagactacagatgtaactggcaaggtggcaatatgggcatgtggaaaccaagccattcaagaagtgatggagtttccagaagttggattcgtcagggcaataATGGCTGGtatttacatatatagttgctatgctccaccaagcgcgataATAGCAGAATCCGAACGAATGCTAGGTACACTAGTTTCGGATCCAAAAAgttgaaaccccaagatcatagcggttgatttcaacgcgtgggtcgtggattggggcagtcgtaACAAGAACACcgggggccgtatcctgctcgaggctttcgcggagctagacttggtgcttatAAATAcaggaaatgtttccacttttcgtggaacAGGGTCGGGTTCAATAGACGATCTGACATATGTTAGTACCACGTTAGCGAGGATAATGGCATGAATTTTCAGTCAGAATTATACTCATCGCGATCACCAGACAAtgttcctccagatcgaatatgggccgtGCGTCGATGTGCGTTACCGCGGAGCTGGAAACCAGGACTGGTTCTTGAAAAAGTTTGAtggggatgcattcatagagatgctactGGGAGGCTACAATACCGGTGGTGCGGCTATAGAAAAGGCAGAGGAAATAATGGGAcccataacgagagcatgcgaggCTGCTATGTCGAGGCGCGAGTTCTCACAAAAGGCGGTCAAccaattggtggaatgaagagatcgcggagttgggggatgcatgttttcgagctagaaggatccgCCAaagatctagaggaagactagACTTTGtcgagaaacggcaagtatgtgtgaaccttcgaggtaggcttaagcaggctatacggactagtaagcgagaatgcttcaaggaactttgcgcagaggcagaccaaagcccctgagGAACAACGTacagggtggttatgaagaagatgagagggcggaCAACACAACTGACTTGCCTGCATCttttgctcgatatcgtgatggcgctcttccccccgaataaaggggagcgcaaacaacacaagcaagcattagACGTCTACACGTTACCTATGGTAACTGAAGAAGAACTTGCTCAAATTTGCCGGGGAATGGTGATAACATAGttcccggtctggatgctgtccGCAATAGAGTTCTTAAACTCACTGTTAATACTAGACCCGACTGCTTTATTGgtgtatttgaaacatgcatggtagaaggggTTTTCTCTGACCGGCGGAAGTGGTAGAAACTAGTTTTGcttccgaagccgaataagcatccAAGACATCCATTATCATACCGCCTGAGTTGCCTCATCGGCACGGTAGGAAAGATGTTTGAAAGGGCCATCTAAAATATACTGCtctctatcattgaatataagccCACCCACCGATCGAcgtcgtagacgttgttttgaggCTGGCTCGAAACGCGctgtcgtctaataaatgctggGCAGTGGTAACTATGGACggcaaaaatgcgttcaattccgctagctgggagtggatagaaagctcactggctaaaacgggtgtgcctagttatttaactgagCTTCTCGAAAGCtacctctcggagaggacactttggtacgatacggatgagggatccaagcacagggttcagtgttgggtcctatcCTGTGGAATGTGATGTACAATAGGGACGTTGAAGTATacactaacgaaaccattagcgccataaaagcgtggctgtagatgtttcagcttgaccttgtgaAACAAAGGGCGGAGACGGTCTTAATTTCGAACCTTAAGAAGGGGAATGCGGTTAATATTCAATTTGAtagtcatatcatcacttcgaaaccggttatcaaatgccCGGGGGTGATGATTAATGCTAaagtcaacttcaaaagacacctgGAGTTTACCTGTGAAAAAGCGGCAAATGCCAGCGTATCATAAGCGTGGataatgcctaacattggaggtccaagacaCAATTACTTATGGCCGAAGTGATTCGCTCcatactattatacgcggcaccagtttgggaggaagcactagcgtgtgagagtaatcggaggagagTAAAAATGATTTACcgtttagtggcgctaagggtgtgcagcgcattcagACCAATATCAGCGCAGCgtatgttattgcgggaatgatcccgagagacattctggcaagtgacagtgaatcgattttaataaggtttaaatCCGGACAAAATTTGGGCCGCATTTTTTCACGAACAAAAATTTGTATTCTTTGGAAAAATGGGTAAAGTATAGCACGTATGGAAAAGGGTAGCAGTCTGATGCGAACGTATTATTTACTTACTTGTAGGTACTTaatgaataatgaaataaaCATATTGGAATACATACCCAGAACAGTTTGTTCCACATAATGCATTTCATTCATGGCGTCGTAGGTTAATTTCCCATTATATTTCTCCAATACGCAATTTATCTCCGCTCTGCACTTGTCCTGTATATCCTGGTTTAGAGCTAGTTCGTAGAGAGTCAATGTCAAGGTTGACGACGAAGTTTCAAATCCACCAaggaaaaatacaaaagcttgtgcAGCCAGTTCTTCAAAAGTTAgcttttgaattatttttgaatCAATATTCTCGCCCGCTTCTCCCTCTATTGATGCATGGTTCTTTAACTGGATCAAAAGATCCATAAAATCATTTCGCCGAATATTATTCTTTTCACGATATGTTACTGTCTCTCGAACAATGCCCATAAAAAATTTAGTAACATCGCGATGAGTTCGGACGAGACGCAGCATTTTGCTGAACTTCGGAAAGATACTCATCAGGCGAGTAATAAATAGACCGTGAACCGGTTGTTCGATATGCTTACGTCCATATTTACGGAATTCAGCATCGGGGTCCTTTAAGCTATTGCATTCAATTCCAAAAGCACAGGTGCCAATAACGTCGGTAGTGAAACGTGCCAGGAGATCTTTTACCTCCAGGGTTTGTTGTGTTTTCAGCAACTCACCCAGGGTATCTTTAAATCTATCTGCAATTTCGAGCACTGTTGGGAACATAAATTTCATGCGTCCAGAAGTAAATGTTGGAGACAACTTTGTACGCAGCGTGCGCCATTTTTGACCTTCCAGAGCAAATAAGTTTGCGGAGAGTGGATCGTCCCTATCATTATGACTGATTCCATGATCAGTGAAATAGTTGAAATCACGAATTAAGATATCCTTGATGAAGTCCAAGTCAGTGGCCACGATCACTGGGGTCGTAAGTATGTATGCACCAACAAACGGAAAATTACTCTTTGCTTTGTAGAATACATCAACCGTTTTCCGCATATTCCTGGAAACTTCCATGCTTCCATAAGGAATCTTTGGCTCTACGTAGGGCACGCCGCGATCTTTCcaatatgaatattttttttggaaaaatagatAAATAGTGGGAATGAGTAATATTATAAGCCATAAAATGACTGTCAGGGCTTCCATTTTCACTTATAATTTTTCACAAAGAGACAGAACTTAACTGAGAAAATATTCCTGGTCGGTTTCAATATATACCTGATAAAACGGACGTTTTAGCTTATCATGATCTTAGTTCTCAGTATACGTACAGCGCTTGCGATCGCGATTGCCTTTCAAGTGCGGCTACTATCGTTTCGACATTCGTAGTActttatgtattatatatgtatgtatatggtaCATGGACGTATGTATGTACGAGTAATGGAAATCTTATCGCAGTGTATCTATCAGATCTGACTGTTAATATAGCGTAGGAGCCAGTATGACCAGTATTTGTGTGTAGTTGTTGGTCTTATTCAAaaagtattttctttttcaagggGAATACATAGTTTAATTCTACACCTATGCTTGGGGCTTGTATACCTTTAAAAGCTGAAATATTTAGTAACCAGATCCATGGaagaatatccaatgaagcagcggtGTCAGTGTTGTTTACCATGAAATTAGTTGTGGTTCAACAATTTTTAGGCTGGAAATGAAGTAATGTTATATTTACGTATAGAATAGGGGCAGCCAGAGATAAACAAACATTCCTAACCGACTAATATCCCCAACTAAATTCCTCTGGCTGATACCTAAAAGAATAATTAACATGAAACTGCCAGGAGGAGAGATTATCAATGAGGTATATTAAGGGGGGAGAAATGTACTTGAAACCGATTTCAGaaacttaaatttttgttttttcatctgAATATGACAGTAAAATTCCGTATAATAAACCCTGAAatttttgaatggaaatttgaaacaattttgAAGTTATAGCCTTCGATGTGCCTGTGCCTCACAAAAGAGGGAGAGTGAT is a window encoding:
- the LOC119651341 gene encoding probable cytochrome P450 6a21 isoform X2 encodes the protein MEALTVILWLIILLIPTIYLFFQKKYSYWKDRGVPYVEPKIPYGSMEVSRNMRKTVDVFYKAKSNFPFVGAYILTTPVIVATDLDFIKDILIRDFNYFTDHGISHNDRDDPLSANLFALEGQKWRTLRTKLSPTFTSGRMKFMFPTVLEIADRFKDTLGELLKTQQTLEVKDLLARFTTDVIGTCAFGIECNSLKDPDAEFRKYGRKHIEQPVHGLFITRLMSIFPKFSKMLRLVRTHRDVTKFFMGIVRETVTYREKNNIRRNDFMDLLIQLKNHASIEGEAGENIDSKIIQKLTFEELAAQAFVFFLGGFETSSSTLTLTLYELALNQDIQDKCRAEINCVLEKYNGKLTYDAMNEMHYVEQTVLETLRKYPILPVNFRKCVKDYQVRGTNVIIEKGTAIQIPVYAIHHDPEIYPDPEKFDPDRFSPENVKQRHSVAFLSFGDGPRNCIGLRFGKMQSRIALIMLLKNYRINLSSKSPVPLVFNPKSFILAPEGGMYLDIEKI